A stretch of the Bradyrhizobium sp. CCBAU 53351 genome encodes the following:
- a CDS encoding sugar phosphate isomerase/epimerase: MRDFSSDHRWLSLNTATVRKQGNLIEIIEACARHGVRAIDPWRDQVASVGLERAARAVRDAGLDLSGYCRGGMFTSDASRRGEVRDDNRRCVDEAKALGAPCIVLVVGGLPQYSRPGSDASKDIAAARGQVEEALADMLDYAKQAKLPLAIEPLHPAYAADRACVNTTKQALDICDRLDPGRTGMLGVALDVYHIWWDPDLMEQIARAGQDRLLAFHVCDWLVPTRDILNDRGMMGDGVIDIKSVRAAVEAQGFAGYSEIEIFSNDWWGKPMDEVLSTCITRHKTVV; the protein is encoded by the coding sequence ATGCGCGATTTCTCGTCCGACCATCGCTGGCTGTCGCTGAACACCGCGACCGTCCGCAAGCAGGGTAACCTCATCGAAATCATCGAGGCCTGTGCCAGGCACGGCGTCCGCGCCATCGATCCCTGGCGCGACCAGGTTGCGTCCGTCGGTCTGGAGCGTGCCGCGCGCGCGGTGCGGGATGCCGGCCTCGATCTCTCAGGCTATTGCCGCGGCGGCATGTTCACCTCGGACGCTTCGCGCCGGGGCGAGGTCCGCGACGACAACCGCCGCTGCGTCGACGAAGCCAAGGCGCTGGGCGCGCCCTGCATCGTTCTCGTCGTCGGCGGCCTGCCGCAATATTCGCGGCCGGGCAGCGATGCGTCGAAGGACATCGCGGCAGCGCGCGGGCAGGTCGAGGAGGCGCTGGCCGACATGCTCGACTATGCCAAACAGGCAAAGCTGCCGCTGGCCATCGAGCCCTTGCATCCCGCTTATGCGGCCGACCGTGCCTGCGTGAACACGACAAAGCAGGCGCTCGATATCTGCGACCGGCTCGACCCCGGCCGCACCGGCATGCTCGGCGTCGCGCTCGACGTCTATCACATCTGGTGGGATCCGGATCTGATGGAGCAGATCGCGCGTGCCGGTCAGGATCGCCTGCTGGCCTTCCACGTCTGCGACTGGCTGGTGCCGACCAGGGACATCCTCAACGACCGCGGCATGATGGGCGACGGCGTCATCGACATCAAATCTGTGCGTGCTGCGGTCGAGGCGCAGGGCTTTGCCGGCTATTCCGAGATCGAGATCTTTTCCAACGATTGGTGGGGCAAGCCGATGGACGAGGTGCTCAGCACCTGCATCACCAGGCACAAGACGGTGGTGTAG
- a CDS encoding cytochrome P450 has protein sequence MNADAKELAASFDLEKLTPEFYDNPYPTYRALRENEPVKRLPNGTVFLTRYDDLVTTYKNTKSFSSDKKREFAPKYGDTPLYEHHTTSLVFNDPPAHTRVRRLIMGALSPRAIAGMEGDLIKLVDGLLDAIATKGACELIEDFAASIPIEVIGNLLDVPHEERGPLRDWSLAILGALEPVVSPDAAARGNKAVTDFLAYLETLVARRRAKPGNAERDVLTRLIQGEENGERLTEKELLHNCIFLLNAGHETTTNLIGNGLVALDRNPDQKQRLIDHPDLIKTAVEEMLRYESSNQLGNRMTTERVELGGVMLEAGTSVTLCIGAANRDPAQFPDPERFDVARTPNRHLAFATGAHQCAGMALARLEGAIAISRFLARFPNYAVSGQPVRGGRVRFRGFLSVPCTIG, from the coding sequence ATGAACGCAGATGCGAAGGAGCTGGCGGCAAGCTTCGACCTCGAGAAGCTGACGCCCGAGTTCTACGACAACCCCTATCCGACCTATCGTGCACTGCGGGAGAACGAGCCGGTCAAGCGCCTGCCGAATGGCACCGTGTTCCTGACCCGTTACGACGATCTCGTCACGACCTACAAGAACACGAAGTCGTTCAGCTCGGACAAGAAGCGCGAGTTCGCGCCGAAATACGGCGACACCCCGCTCTACGAGCACCACACCACCAGCCTTGTCTTCAACGATCCGCCGGCGCACACGCGCGTGCGGCGCCTGATCATGGGGGCGCTGTCACCGCGTGCAATTGCTGGGATGGAGGGCGATCTCATCAAGCTGGTCGACGGCCTGCTCGACGCCATCGCAACCAAGGGCGCGTGCGAGCTGATCGAGGACTTCGCAGCCTCGATTCCGATCGAGGTGATCGGCAATCTGCTCGACGTGCCTCACGAGGAACGCGGGCCGCTGCGCGACTGGTCGCTGGCGATCCTCGGGGCGCTCGAACCCGTCGTGTCGCCCGACGCCGCCGCGCGCGGCAACAAGGCGGTGACGGATTTCCTGGCCTATCTGGAAACGCTAGTGGCGCGCCGGCGTGCGAAGCCGGGCAATGCCGAGCGTGACGTGCTGACGCGGCTCATCCAGGGCGAGGAGAATGGCGAGCGGCTGACCGAGAAGGAGTTGCTGCACAATTGCATCTTCCTGCTCAATGCCGGCCACGAGACCACGACCAACCTGATCGGCAACGGCCTCGTCGCGCTGGACCGCAATCCCGACCAGAAGCAGCGCCTGATCGACCATCCGGACCTGATCAAGACGGCCGTCGAGGAGATGCTGCGCTACGAGAGCTCGAACCAGCTCGGCAACCGCATGACAACCGAGCGCGTCGAGCTCGGCGGCGTCATGCTCGAAGCCGGCACCTCGGTGACGCTGTGCATCGGCGCGGCCAACCGCGATCCCGCGCAGTTTCCGGACCCCGAACGCTTCGACGTCGCGCGTACGCCAAACCGGCACCTCGCCTTCGCCACCGGCGCGCATCAATGCGCAGGCATGGCGCTGGCGCGGCTGGAAGGCGCGATCGCGATCTCGCGCTTCCTGGCGCGCTTCCCGAACTATGCCGTGAGTGGACAGCCGGTGCGGGGCGGCCGGGTGCGGTTTCGCGGCTTTTTGAGCGTGCCCTGCACGATCGGCTGA
- a CDS encoding phosphonopyruvate decarboxylase: MHARADAPDTAPTWPDDIFATLQRFDVRQVPYVPDAGHSKLINRVLASPTMRGIPLTTEEEGVALLAGAWTGGQRGVLLMQSSGVGNCINMLSLIPILRFPFLTLVTMRGEWGEFNPWQVPMGSTTQGVFELSGVQVLRASHAAEVPAVLEAAASQAYNALTPTAVLLSQRLIGAKVFTK, encoded by the coding sequence ATGCACGCGCGCGCTGACGCTCCCGACACGGCCCCGACTTGGCCCGATGATATCTTTGCAACCCTGCAACGCTTCGACGTCCGCCAGGTGCCTTATGTGCCTGACGCAGGCCATTCGAAGCTGATCAACCGCGTGTTGGCCTCACCGACGATGCGCGGCATTCCCCTGACGACGGAGGAGGAGGGCGTTGCGCTCCTCGCCGGCGCCTGGACCGGCGGGCAGCGCGGCGTGCTGCTGATGCAGTCGAGCGGCGTCGGCAATTGCATCAACATGCTGTCGCTGATCCCGATCCTGCGCTTTCCATTCCTCACCCTCGTGACCATGCGCGGCGAGTGGGGCGAGTTCAACCCGTGGCAGGTGCCGATGGGATCGACCACGCAGGGCGTGTTCGAGCTCTCGGGCGTCCAGGTGCTGCGCGCCTCGCACGCGGCCGAGGTGCCGGCCGTGTTGGAGGCGGCTGCATCGCAGGCCTACAACGCGCTGACGCCCACCGCTGTCCTCCTGTCGCAGCGCCTGATCGGCGCTAAGGTTTTCACCAAATGA
- a CDS encoding thiamine pyrophosphate-dependent enzyme translates to MSKANLLDRRQVVSTLLANRKDVVAIGGLGASTNDMCAAGDHARNFYLWGGMGGAAMIGLGLALAQPKLPVLVITGDGEMLMGLGSFATIGLQKPSNLSIAVLDNEAYGETGGQTSHTSAAADLVGVARACGINDSRSVTTMAEVEAFAKAVHDVSAGPRFANIKIGSAELERILPSRDGTYILNRIRGDLGFQPI, encoded by the coding sequence ATGAGCAAGGCCAATCTCCTCGACCGCCGGCAGGTGGTCTCCACACTGCTTGCGAACCGCAAGGACGTCGTCGCGATCGGCGGCCTCGGGGCCTCCACCAACGACATGTGCGCGGCCGGCGACCACGCCCGTAACTTCTACCTCTGGGGCGGCATGGGCGGCGCTGCGATGATCGGGCTCGGCCTCGCACTGGCGCAGCCGAAGCTGCCGGTCTTGGTCATTACCGGCGACGGCGAGATGCTGATGGGCCTGGGCAGCTTTGCCACCATCGGCCTGCAGAAGCCGTCCAACCTGTCGATCGCGGTGCTCGATAACGAGGCCTATGGCGAGACGGGCGGGCAGACCAGCCACACTTCGGCGGCCGCCGATCTCGTCGGCGTCGCCCGCGCCTGCGGCATCAATGACAGCCGTTCTGTCACGACCATGGCCGAGGTCGAGGCCTTCGCCAAAGCCGTCCATGACGTCTCGGCCGGGCCGCGCTTTGCCAATATCAAGATCGGCAGCGCCGAGCTGGAGCGGATTTTGCCAAGCCGGGACGGGACTTACATTCTCAACCGGATCCGCGGCGACCTCGGCTTCCAGCCGATCTAG